The Taeniopygia guttata chromosome 22, bTaeGut7.mat, whole genome shotgun sequence genome has a window encoding:
- the NSD3 gene encoding histone-lysine N-methyltransferase NSD3 isoform X3 gives MDFSFSFMQGIMGNTIQQPPQLIDSANIRQEEAFDGSSDIAEDGGRTPYEAALQPGFQYPTAEELPPLSNGYPPAISMYEPQAKYQTYAQYPNGSANGFGTVRNFSPPEYYQLENSSNRPHEVLEKSSPPQPPPLPPPSAPQVVIPKKTGSPEIKLKITKTIQNGRELFESSLCGDLLNEVQAREYAKAKHEGRKEKRKKSSKHDSSRSEERKSHKIPKLEPEEQNRPNERLSTLSERPREDAVLEEAPVQQLVPSLPTQVPHDVKFQVGDLVWSKVGTYPWWPCMVSCDPQLDVHTKINTRGAREYHVQFFSNQPERAWVHEKRVREYQGHKQYEQLLAEAAKQASNHSEKQKIRKPRPQRERAQWDIGIAHAEKALKMTREERIEQYTFIYVDQEPEEALAKAKKTAASKSEAKKNRRPKAAPSSQPEHASAVAAGSSPCHGEARRQGQRRQSSLEEEEAPPVKIAWKTAAARKSLPASITMHNLDLQKCNMSPVVKIEQVFALQNAAGDGKLIDQFVYSTKGVGNKTEISIKGQEKLNSSSAQRSEKAVVQNASSPETTSGAAGCVEKKQQRRSIRTRSESEKSTEVVPKKKIKKEQVEAVPLAAVKTGLQKGASEISDSCKPLKKRSRASTDMELTSSAYRDTSDSDSRGLNDLQGSFGKRSDSPSAAADADASDVQSVDSSLSRRGTGTSKKDTVCQICESSGESLLACEGECCSMFHLECLGLKAMPEEKFVCTECKNGEHTCFSCKLPGKDVKRCSVSTCGKFYHEACVRKFATALFESRGFRCPQHCCTACSMDKDMHKASKGRMARCLRCPVAYHSGDGCIAAGSLFVSSHILICSNHSKRTHSSSAVNVGFCFVCARGLVVQDHSDPLFSSYAYKSHYLLNESNRAELMKLPMIPPPSSASKKKCEKGGKLLCCESCPASFHPECLSIEMPEGCWNCNDCKAGKKLRYKQIVWVKLGNYRWWPAEICNPST, from the exons AtggatttctctttctctttcatgCAAGGGATCATGGGAAACACAATTCAGCAACCACCTCAACTCATTGACTCGGCCAACATCCGCCAAGAGGAGGCCTTTGATGGCAGCAGTGACATTGCCGAGGATGGGGGCCGGACGCCGTACGAGGCCGCGCTGCAGCCGGGCTTCCAGTACCCCAcggcagaggagctgcccccgctCAGCAACGGCTACCCTCCGGCCATCAGCATGTACGAGCCCCAGGCCAAATACCAGACGTACGCTCAGTATCCCAACGGATCGGCCAACGGCTTCGGGACGGTCAGGAACTTCAGCCCCCCGGAGTACTACCAGCTGGAGAACTCCAGCAACAGGCCACACGAGGTTCTGGAGAAatcttcccctccccagccGCCGCCTCTGCCACCACCTTCAGCTCCACAAGTGGTCATTCCAAAGAAGACTGGCTCACCAGAGATCAAACTCAAAATAACCAAAACTATCCAGAACGGCAGGGAATTGTTTGAGTCCTCCCTCTGTGGGGACCTGTTGAATGAAGTCCAAGCGAGGGAGTACGCTAAGGCAAAACACgaagggaggaaagagaaaaggaaaaaaagtagcaAGCATGACTCTTCCCGATCGGAAGAGCGCAAGTCACACAAAATTCCAAAATTAGAACCAGAGGAGCAAAAT AGACCAAACGAGAGGCTTAGCACACTCTCTGAGAGACCAAGAGAAGACGCAGTGCTGGAGGAAGCCCCG GTGCAGCAGCTTGTGCCATCCCTTCCAACGCAGGTGCCCCACGACGTCAAGTTCCAGGTTGGGGATCTGGTTTGGTCCAAGGTGGGGACGTACCCGTGGTGGCCTTGCATGGTGTCGTGTGATCCACAGCTTGACGTGCATACCAAAATTAATACAAGAG GTGCCCGGGAATACCACGTGCAGTTCTTCAGCAACCAGCCAGAGCGGGCCTGGGTGCACGAGAAGCGTGTCCGGGAGTACCAAGGGCACAAACAGTACGAGCAGTTACTGGCTGAGGCAGCCAAGCAAGCCAGCAACCACTCTGAGAAACAGAAG ATTCGCAAGCCACGGCCGCAGAGGGAGCGAGCGCAGTGGGACATTGGCATTGCCCACGCCGAGAAGGCACTGAAAATGACCCGGGAAGAGAGGATAGAACAGTACACCTTCATTTACGTAGACCAAGAGCCAGAGGAGGCTTTGGCCAAAGCCAAAAAGACTGCTGCTTCCAAATCGGAGGCCAAGAAGAACCGGCGGCCGAAGGCGGCGCCGAGCTCGCAGCCGGAGCACGCCAGCGCGGTGGCGGCAGGCTCGTCGCCCTGCCACGGCGAGGCACGGCGGCAGGGCCAGCGCAGGCAGtccagcctggaggaggaggaggctccGCCCGTGAAAATCGCCTGGAAAACAGCTGCAGCTAGGAAGTCCCTGCCAGCTTCCATCACCATGCACAACCTGGATCTGCAAAAGTGTAACATGTCTCCAGTTGTTAAAATTGAACAGGTTTTTGCCCTTCAGAATgctgctggggatggaaaaCTCATCGATCAATTTGTTTATTCCACCAAG ggaGTTggtaacaaaacagaaataagcaTCAAAGGACAAGAGAAACTTAATTCTTCATCAGCTCAGAGAAGTGAGAAAGCAGTGGTGCAAAACGCGTCCTCTCCTGAGACAACTTCTGGGGCAGCAG gtTGTGTAGAAAAGAAGCAACAGAGAAGATCGATTCGAACCCGCTCTGAGTCTGAGAAATCCACCGAAGTTGTGCCAAAGAAGAAGATCAAAAAGGAGCAG GTTGAAGCTGTCCCACTGGCAGCAGTGAAGACGGGGTTGCAGAAAG GTGCCAGTGAGATTTCAGACTCCTGTAAACCCTTAAAGAAGAGAAGTCGTGCCTCCACGGACATGGAACTGACCAGCTCAGCCTACAGGGACACATCTGACTCTGATTCCAGAGGACTCAATGATTTGCAG GGCAGTTTTGGGAAGCGTTCAGACAGCCCCTCGGCCGCTGCTGATGCCGATGCCTCAGATGTGCAGTCAGTGGACTCCAGCTTATCCAGGAGAGGAACTGGAACAAGTAAAAAAGACACTGTTTGTCAG ATCTGTGAGAGCTCCGGCGAGTCGCTGCTGGCCTGCGAGGGCGAGTGCTGCAGCATGTTCCACCTGGAGTGTCTCGGTCTGAAGGCCATGCCTGAGGAAAAGTTCGTCTGCACCGAGTGTAAGAACG GAGAGCACACGTGCTTTTCCTGCAAGCTGCCTGGCAAGGACGTGAAGCGCTGCTCTGTCAGCACCTGCGGGAAGTTCTACCACGAGGCCTGTGTGCGCAAGTTTGCCACGGCCCTGTTCGAGTCCCGGGGCTTCCGCTGCCCGCAGCACTGCTGCACCGCCTGCTCCATGGACAAGGACATGCACAAAGCCAGCAAAG GTCGCATGGCGAGATGTCTGCGCTGTCCCGTGGCCTATCACTCTGGAGACGGCTGCATCGCTGCAGGAAGCTTGTTTGTGTCATCCCACATCCTCATCTGTAGTAACCATTCCAAAAGGACTCACTCCTCATCAGCTGTAAATGTAGGCTTTTGTTTCGTTTGTGCAAGAG GGCTGGTAGTGCAGGACCATTCAGACCCCCTGTTCAGTTCCTATGCCTATAAGTCCCACTACCTACTGAATGAGTCAAATCGTGCTGAGTTGATGAAATTACCTATGATTCCTCCTCCTTCGTCAGCTTCCaaaaagaaatgtgagaaaG GTGGCAAACTGTTGTGCTGTGAGTCGTGCCCAGCTTCCTTCCACCCCGAGTGTCTCAGCATAGAAATGCCTGAGGGATGCTGGAATTGCAATGACTGTAAAGCTGGCAAGAAGCTGCGGTACAAGCAGATCGTTTGGGTCAAGCTTGGGAATTACAG GTGGTGGCCAGCAGAGATCTGCAATCCCAG CACTTGA